One window of Leguminivora glycinivorella isolate SPB_JAAS2020 chromosome 9, LegGlyc_1.1, whole genome shotgun sequence genomic DNA carries:
- the LOC125229790 gene encoding uncharacterized protein LOC125229790 produces MKFLALFAVLALASAELSLTEWRSDYDWFPRMAIAPLAAKTVPLTYARIAPLTAKTMPLPYAPMYYKMAPKAYTIPKGYRATYDPENFNEVYGFYPDYKK; encoded by the coding sequence ATGAAATTCCTCGCCCTATTCGCTGTCCTCGCTCTCGCCTCGGCCGAGCTCTCTCTCACCGAGTGGCGGTCCGACTACGACTGGTTCCCAAGAATGGCCATTGCCCCACTTGCGGCTAAAACCGTGCCCTTGACCTATGCCCGAATTGCCCCACTTACCGCTAAGACCATGCCCTTGCCCTATGCCCCTATGTACTACAAGATGGCCCCTAAGGCGTATACCATTCCTAAGGGCTACAGAGCAACGTATGACCCTGAGAACTTCAATGAAGTATATGGATTCTACCCTGACTACAAGAAGTAA
- the LOC125229789 gene encoding uncharacterized protein LOC125229789 yields the protein MKHIILLAVIACASAGPDPATEMEWKAEYGTFGLNYFPYFPYFPMPFIPTAKPEATDKPLAPTLDGKPFTPLDGKAYMPFAPLAKAYIPRAGVSIGSHNFLVRFL from the coding sequence ATGAAGCACATAATACTCCTCGCCGTTATCGCCTGCGCGTCCGCCGGCCCGGATCCAGCCACCGAGATGGAATGGAAGGCCGAATACGGCACTTTCGGCCTCAACTACTTCCCTTACTTCCCCTACTTCCCCATGCCTTTCATCCCTACCGCCAAGCCTGAGGCAACAGACAAGCCCCTTGCCCCGACTCTTGACGGCAAGCCCTTTACCCCACTTGACGGCAAGGCTTACATGCCCTTTGCCCCACTTGCTAAGGCTTACATCCCACGCGCgggggtctctattggttcccataattttttagtccgatttttaTAA